In Eschrichtius robustus isolate mEscRob2 chromosome 2, mEscRob2.pri, whole genome shotgun sequence, a single window of DNA contains:
- the CARTPT gene encoding cocaine- and amphetamine-regulated transcript protein produces the protein MESPRLRLLPLLGAALLLLLPLLGTLAQEDAELQPRALDIYSAVEDASHEKQLIEALQEVLKKLKSKRIPIYEKKYGQVPMCDAGEQCAVRKGARIGKLCDCPRGTSCNSFLLKCL, from the exons ATGGAGAGCCCCCGCCTGCGGCTGCTGCCCCTCCTGGGTGCCGCCCTGCTGTTGCTGCTACCTCTGCTGGGCACCCTAGCCCAGGAGGACGCCGAGCTCCAGCCGCGAGCCCTGGACATCTACTCCGCCGTGGAGGATGCCTCCCACGAGAAGCAGCTG ATCGAAGCGCTGCAGGAAGTTCTGAAGAAGCTCAAGAGTAAACGTATTCCGATTTATGAGAAGAAGTATGGCCAAGTCCCCATG TGTGACGCGGGAGAGCAGTGCGCCGTGCGAAAAGGAGCTAGGATCGGGAAGCTGTGCGACTGTCCCCGAGGAACCTCCTGCAATTCCTTCCTCCTGAAGTGCTTATGA